The Lycium ferocissimum isolate CSIRO_LF1 chromosome 10, AGI_CSIRO_Lferr_CH_V1, whole genome shotgun sequence genome window below encodes:
- the LOC132033542 gene encoding inactive poly [ADP-ribose] polymerase RCD1-like: protein MNLNYLMTKKTPSNSSRIQVPVNRTRVGNDGVVSPVGDDIHVVTPVVDGNKLKIQVPVMETRGSTDGNNKMRIEVPIPRNLLFQSARMGDTCHDHALLLVQNYGNFKISGKPARFMFYKDGLWENFEENVMDLMVSGFVSGKPVFEVEMEGFNSLFDFYRMLEIDLKTGKERSISWIDVNGQCFFPKMFIDDDDSSDEGLENVDKKSKEKIGASKVNENLENPKIEIELRMFENKEELKLGKRKRESKENEARVVFGEMSSPRWPKVRPMREDERCYQMVKGFLVSGLRGVYAGVMITAVHQCIRTGPMEMARFEVFKKHVEIVRRVRGGDPNVVYAWYGASAKDVDSIMRRGFGMPSMERGSNTHGVGIYLSPVRAPQNSAMMSAEDEYGEKHIILCRVILGKSEKVELGSQQLRPSSVDFDTGVDDLTNPRWYVVWCGNMNTHILPECVVSYKPHISGLQPHVPPPLSTLISKLNSSLPPPKALQLQCLYSSYRESKIAKEIFTRQLRSVVGDEMLRSIILEIRG from the exons ATGAATTTGAATTATTTGATGACCAAAAAAACCCCTAGCAATTCCAGTAGAATTCAGGTTCCTGTAAACAGGACACGCGTCGGCAATGACGGTGTTGTTTCACCTGTTGGCGATGATATCCATGTTGTTACACCGGTTGTCGATGGAAACAAACTGAAAATTCAGGTTCCTGTAATGGAGACACGTGGCAGCACTGATGGGAATAATAAAATGAGAATTGAGGTACCTATACCGAGGAACTTGCTGTTTCAGTCGGCTAGAATGGGCGACACGTGTCATGATCATGCGCTGTTATTAGTTCAGAATTATGGGAATTTTAAGATTAGTGGGAAACCGGCTAGGTTTATGTTTTATAAGGATGGATTATGGGAGAATTTTGAGGAGAATGTAATGGATTTGATGGTATCAGGTTTTGTTAGTGGTAAACCTGTGTTTGAGGTGGAAATGGAAGGGTTTAATAGTCTTTTTGATTTTTATAGGATGTTAGAAATTGACTTGAAAACTGGGAAAGAAAGGTCTATTTCTTGGATTGATGTTAATGGTCAGTGTTTTTTCCCTAAGATGttcattgatgatgatgattcaagTGATGAGGGTTTAGAAAATGTAGATAAaaagagtaaggaaaaaatcgGAGCTTCGAAGGTTAATGAAAATTTAGAGAATCCCAAGATTGAAATTGAGTTAAGAATGTTTGAGAATAAAGAAGAGTTGAAGTTAGGAAAGAGGAAAAGGGAAAGTAAGGAAAACGAAGCGCGTGTTGTGTTTGGTGAAATGAGTTCACCAAGGTGGCCTAAGGTAAGGCCAATGAGGGAAGATGAGAGGTGTTATCAGATGGTAAAGGGTTTTCTGGTGTCGGGTTTGAGAGGAGTGTATGCTGGTGTTATGATCACTGCGGTTCATCAGTGTATTAGGACGGGTCCAATGGAAATGGCGCGGTTTGAGGTTTTTAAAAAGCATGTGGAGATTGTAAGGAGAGTTAGAGGAGGGGACCCTAATGTTGTATATGCTTGGTATGGGGCGTCGGCTAAGGATGTGGACAGCATTATGCGTCGTGGGTTTGGAATGCCTAGCATGGAACGCGGTTCTAATACTCATGGCGTTGGTATATACTTGTCGCCTGTACGCGCACCTCAAAATAG TGCAATGATGTCTGCGGAAGATGAATATGGTGAAAAGCATATCATTTTATGTCGAGTTATATTAGGAAAGTCTGAAAAGGTTGAGTTAGGATCTCAGCAGTTGCGACCGTCGAGTGTGGATTTTGATACCGGGGTTGATGACTTGACGAATCCAAGGTGGTATGTGGTGTGGTGTGGCAATATGAACACCCATATTCTACCTGAGTGTGTCGTCAGTTATAAACCTCATATATCAG GTCTTCAACCGCATGTTCCTCCTCCTTTGAGTACATTAATATCCAAGCTAAATAGTTCCCTTCCGCCACCAAAAGCGCTGCAGTTGCAATGTTTGTATAGCTCCTATCGG GAAAGCAAAATTGCAAAAGAAATTTTCAC